DNA sequence from the Brachybacterium avium genome:
GCCAGGACCTCCTTCGCCCGCTTCCGCGTGGCCTCCATCGTGGAGGGCATCGCCCTGCTGGTGCTGGTCTCGATCATGGTGATGCGGTACGTGGTGTTCGGCGGCGATGTCGCCTTCACCACCACCTCGGATCAATGGACCCAGATCTCGAAGGTCTGGTCCCCGATCCACGGCCTGATCTACATGGTCTACGTGGTCCTCGGCTTCGACCTGTGGCTGAAGATGCGCTGGGGACTGCCGCGGATGCTGCTGCTGATGTTCTTCGGCGTGATCCCGGTGCTGTCCTTCTTCGGGGAGCGCTGGACCCATCAGCGGGTCGAGTCCGACCTCGCCCGCCGTCCCACCCTGCAGGACGAGGCCCGCGCCTGAGCCCCCGCGGGGCTGAGCCCCGGCCGCAGGCGTGACGAGGATTGCCCCCGCCGCTGCCGGACTCCCGCGCCCTGGAGCCGGGCACCCACGTAGACTCTCTCGGGTGAACGACACCGACCAGCGCCCCGTCCTCGTCGTCGACTTCGGCGCCCAGTACGCACAGCTCATCGCCCGGCGAGTCCGAGAGGCCCGGGTCTACTCCGAGGTCGTCCCGCACTCGATGACCACCGCGCAGATCCTCGCCAAGCGGCCCCGCGCGATCATCCTCTCCGGCGGCCCCAGCTCCGTCTACGCCGAGGGAGCCCCGCGCCTGGACCCGGCCCTGCTGGAGGCCGGGGTGCCCGTGCTGGGGCTCTGCTACGGCTTCCAGTCCATGGCCGCGGCGCTGGACGGCACCGTCGCGCCGACGGGGGTGCGCGAGTACGGCGCGACCCGCCTGGAGAGCATCGAGGGCTCCTCGCAGCTGCTGAGCGACCAGGATGTCGAGCAGAACGTGTGGATGAGCCACGGCGACTCCGTGACCGCCGCCCCCGCGGGCTTCGAGGTCCTCGCCACCTCCTCCGGCAGCCCCGTCGCGGCGTTCGAGAACACCGAGAAGCGGCTCTACGGCGTGCAGTGGCACCCCGAGGTGGGCCACTCCGACCGCGGCCAGGAGGTGCTGGAGAACTTCCTCCATCGCGGCGCCGGCATCGCGCCGGCCTGGACCACCGGCAGCGTCATCGAGGAGCAGCTCGAGCGGATCCGCGCCCAGGTGGGCGAGGGCTCAGCGATCTGCGGCCTCTCCGGAGGGGTGGACTCCGCCGTGGCCGCCGCGCTCGTGCAGCGCGCCATTGGGGATCGCCTCACCTGCGTGTATGTGAACCACGGGCTCATGCGCCAGGACGAGTCCGAGCAGATCGAGCAGGCCTTCGGCGCCTCCACCGGCGGCGCGAGGCTGGTGATGGTCGATGCCGAGGAGCAGTTCCTGAGCGCGCTCGCCGGGGTCACCGATCCGGAGACGAAGCGCAAGATCATCGGCCGCGAGTTCATCCGCACCTTCGAGCAGGCCCAGGCGGATATCCTGCGCGAGCAGGGCGTCGTCGAAGGGGACCACGCCGAGGCCACGGCCTTCCTCGTGCAGGGCACCCTGTACCCCGACGTCGTCGAATCAGGCGGAGGTGAGGGCGCGGCGAACATCAAGAGCCACCACAACGTCGGCGGTCTGCCCGAGGACCTCTCCTTCGAGCTGGTCGAGCCGCTGCGCGCCCTGTTCAAGGACGAGGTGCGCGCCGTCGGCTCCGAGCTGGGGCTGCCCGATGAGATCGTCTGGCGCCAGCCCTTCCCGGGGCCGGGACTCGGCATCCGCATCATCGGCGAGGTCACCAAGGAGCGCCTGGACATCCTGCGCGCCGCCGACGCGATCGCCCGCGCCGAGCTCACTGCCGCGGGCCTGGACCGCACCATCTGGCAGTGCCCCGTGGTGCTGCTGGCCGACGTGCGCTCCGTGGGCGTGCAGGGTGATGGCCGCACCTACGGCCACCCCGTGGTGCTGCGCCCCGTCACCAGCGACGACGCGATGACCGCGGACTGGGCCAAGGTCCCCTACGACGTGCTCTCGCGGATCTCCACCCGCATCACCAACGAGGTCAGCGAGATCAACCGCGTCACCCTCGATATCACCAGCAAGCCCCCGGCACCATCGAGTGGGAGTGACCTCCCGCTGAGCCCCGCCGTCAGCTGCCGGGCCGACGACATCTCGCCAGCGCGCCGCGCTCCCGCCGTGGGCTGACCGCTCCCGGCCCGACCGATCGGCGGGGCGATCGCTTGCCGCTGCGGAGGCGGAGGGGTTATCTTCCCGGGACGCTGCGCAACCGGGGCCCTCTGGCGGCCGTCGCGGCGCCGTCGACCGCAGGGAGGGCAGAGAGATGACCCAGCCGCAGACAGGCACCATCACGACCCAGGTGCCCTCCAGACTCGACCGGCTGCCCTGGTCCCGCTTCCATTGGCGGGTCGTGCTCGGGCTCGGCGGGGTCTGGATCCTCGACGGCCTCGAGGTGACGATGGTCGGCAACGTCGCCGCCCGGCTCACCGAGGACGGCAGCGGGCTGGACATCAGCACCGCCCAGATCGGTGTCGCCGGAGCCATCTATATCGTCGGCGCCTGTCTCGGTGCGCTGTTCTTCGGCCAGCTCACCGACCGGCTCGGCCGCAAGAAGCTCTTCCTGTGGACGCTCGTGCTCTACCTGGTCGCGACCGTCGCGACGGCGTTCTCGTTCTCCCCCTGGTTCTTCTTCCTCTGCCGCTTCCTCACCGGTGCCGGGATCGGCGGTGAGTACGCGGCCATCAACTCCGCGATCGACGAGCTGATCCCCGCGAAGGTGCGGGGCCGGGTGGACCTCGTCATCAACGGCTCCTACTGGCTGGGCTCCGCCGCGGGCTCCGCGCTGGCGCTGGTGCTGCTCAGCACGGCGTTCTTCCCCATCGACCTGGGCTGGCGTCTGGCCTTCGGCTTCGGCGCCGTGCTCGGGCTGGTCGTGCTCCTCGTCCGGCGCCACGTGCCGGAGAGCCCGCGCTGGCTGTTCATCCACGGCCACGAGGACGAGGCCGAACGGATCGTCCGCGGTATCGAGGAGTCGATCGAGGACGAGAAGGGAGTCGAGCTGCCTCCCGCGGAGCAGTCGCTCACCGTCCGTCAGCGCACCGCCATCCCGTTCCGGGAGATCGCCAAGGTGGCGTTCAAGACCTACCCCAAGCGCTCGCTGCTGTGCCTGGCGCTGTTCGTCGGACAGGCGTTCCTCTACAACGGCATCACCTTCAACCTGGGCCTCCTGCTCACCTCCTTCTACGGGATCGGTGAGGCCCTCGCCCCGCTGTTCATCATCTTCTGGGCGCTGTCGAACTTCGCCGGTCCGGTGATCCTGGGCCACTTCTTCGACTCCGTGGGGCGCAAGCCGATGATCATGCTGGCGTACCTGGGCAGCGCACTGGTGACCTTGCCGCTGGCCTGGGTCTTCCTCAGCGAGACCGGGGGACTCACCGCCTTCATGATCCTGCTGGTGGTGACGTTCTTCCTGGCCTCCTCCGGGGCCAGCGCCGCCTATCTGACGGCGAGCGAGATCTTCCCGATGGAGACACGGGCGCTCGCGATCGCCTTCTTCTACGCAGTGGGCACGGCGGTCGGCGGCATCGCCGGCCCGCTGCTGTTCGGCAACCTCATCGCGACCGGGGAGAGGATGCCGGTCGCAGTCGGCTTCCTCATCGCGGCCGTCGTGATGGCCGTGGGCGGCCTGGCCGAGCTGTTCTTCGGCGTCAAGGCGGAGGGCGAGCAGCTCGAGGACATCGCCGCTCCGCTGACGGCCGAGGAGGCCGACGAGGAGGGCGGCGGTGACAGCGCCGGTGGTTCCTCCGACCACGGCGACCGCGGCCCGGGCCCGGCGCAGGAGCGCACCTGATGCCGGTGGGATGCCTGATCTTCGGCCATCGCCCCGCCTTCCGCGCGGACGGCCCCGTCATGCGCTGGGAGTGCGAGCGCGGGTGCGGTGAGGGCGGCGAGAAGGTCTATGCCACTGCGGCGGAGGCGCAGCAGTTCGCCGCGGCCTTCGACCGGAGGGGCGATGCCCGGCTCGGGGAGAACGCGCCCCTGCTGGGCATGTTCCCGTTGCGGATCTGGCGGTGGCTGCGCCGTCGTGGCGCGCGCATCGACTGAATGCTCTGCGCCGCGGGCCCGCTCAGGCGCTCGGCGGCTCGAGCAGGCGGGAGGGGTGCGAGGGCGCTGAGGAGTGCCAGGACTGCGTGCGCTCGTAGGTCTGCCAGCCCATCGCTTCGTAGAGGCCGTCGGCGCCGGTGGGGGAGTCGTCGTCGACCTCGAGGTCCACGTGGGTGCGTCCCCGCTCGGCGGCGTCCCGGATCGAGGCGTTCAGCAGCGCTTTCGCGATGCCGTGGCCGCGAGCGGAGCGGTGCACGCCCAGATACTCCAGATAGGTCCCCTCGCCCCAGCTCTGCGTCGCCGGGACGACGGCGGCGACCAGGCCGCCGGCCGGCAGCCAGATCCCCTCGCGGTTGATCTCCGCGATCCACCAGTGGTCCCAGCCCGCCTCCTCGGGGTTCTCGATGAGGCGCTGGACGAACTCGGCGAAGGATTCGCGGTAGGAGTTGAAGTGGTCGGCGAAGGACTCCTCGAGCATCCGGTGCACGGTGCGCACGTCCTGGGCGACCGGCAGGCCGGACTCGTGGCGGTGGACCTGCCGCACGCGGGTCCCTTCGCGCGGCGCAGGCAGCTCCGTCAGCTCCGCCGGGTCGACGGGGCGGCGCATGTGCAGCCAGGTGCGGACCCTCTCGTAGCCCGCCGCCTCGAGGAGTCGGCTGCGGTCGGTGTCCAGCTCGTTCGCATCGGCGTCCAGCTGGGTGCGCTCGACCCCGCGCGCCCGGGCGAAGGATCCCCCCACCTCGACCGCCCAGTCCAGCAGCGCGCCGGCCAGGGCGTCACGCTCCGGGCAGTCCTGGGCGATCACGAACTGGACGTTGGTGCGACCGGTGGCGCGGTCCTCGAGGGCGATCCAGGCGACCGGCGGCTGATCGAGTGTGGGTGAGCCGTCGGCGGCGACGGGCACCACCACCACCTCCCGTCGTGCCCAGGACTTCAGCCCCACCATCCGCGAGCGCATCCCGGCCTCGTCGGCCGCCCCGTCGGGCGTGTGGCGGCGGATGTCCGCGGTGACCAGTGCGACCACTGCTGGGACGTCAGCCTCGATCGGTACCCGGGATGTCAGCAGACCTTCCAGGGGCACGGGCATCGTGGGCGGGAAGTGATCGGTCAGCAGCATCCGCCCATCTTTTCATGATTCCGCCGAGGTGCGAGGGGAGTCCGCGGCCGCCTCGGCATCAGCGGCGCCGAGCCGCTCCGGATCGATCACCGGGAGCGGGCCGGTGCGCGGGTGCAGCTCCTGTGGCTCCGCGCCGGTGCCGCCGAGCTCCGCGGCGGCGTCGACCCCGGGCCGGGTGGCGAGCTCCTCAGCGGTCTGGACCGTCTCGCGCAGCGGCACATGCTTGATGAACAGCGAGAGCACCAGGGCGACCAGCGCGAAGGGCACCGCGGTGAGGAACACCATGTGCATCGCCTCGCCCATGCCCATGCGGATCGGCTCCACGAGGACGTCGGGCAGCTGCGAGAGGGCCGAAGGATCCAGCGCCGCGTTCTCGAGACCGGAGACGTCCATGCCGCCGGAGGCCTGCAGGGAGGCGAGGTCCTTCGCGGGCAGCGCCGCGATCCGCTCGCTGATCGAGGTGGTCATCGAGGCGGTCATCACGGTGCCGAGCACCGCGGTGCCCACGGTGGAGCCGATGTTGCGGAAGAACTGCACCGCTGCGGTCGCGGTGCCGAGCTCGCGCCGCGCCACCGCGTTCTGCACGATCAGCGTGTACACCTGCATCGACAGGCCCAGCCCCAGACCGATCACGATCATCGCCAGGGTGAGGCGCCACTGGGAATCGCCGTACTCGAGCGCGACCAGCAGCCCGTAGCCGATCACCATCACGATGCCGCCGGTGATGAGGAACGGCCGGTATCGGCCGGTCTTCGAGATCAGCAGGCCCACGGTGATCGAGGTGAGGATCATCGCGAGGGACTGCGGGATCAGGATCATGCCGGAGGCGGTGGCGGAGACGCCCATCACGCCCTGCGCGTAGACCGGGATATAGATGATCGCGCCGAACATCGCGACCGCGATGGTGAAGGAGGCGGCGACCGACAGTGCGACGATCGGGCGCAGCAGCAGGTGCATCGGCAGCAGCGGTTCCTCGACCCTGGTCTCGATGACCACGAAGGAGATGAGGAAGGCCGCGGCGAGCGCGTACATCCCGAGGATCACGGGCGAGCTCCAGGCGAAGTCGCCGCCGCCCCAGGTGGTCGCGAGCAGTGCGAGGACCAGGCCCGGCGTGAGGGTGAAGATGCCGGCGAAGTCGACCTTGCCGTGCTGCGAGGACTGCTCCAGGTGCAGGAACTTCAGGATGAAGGCGAAGGCCGCGATACCGATCGGCAGGGTCAGGTAGAACAGCCAGCGCCAGCCCAGGTGGTCGGTGACCAGGCCGCCGATGAGCGGGCCGGCGATCGAGGTCACCCCGAACACGGCGCCCATGATGCCCTGGTACTTCCCCCGCCGACGAGGCGGGATGATGTCGCCGATGATGGTCTGGGACAGCGGCATCAGGGTGCCCATCCCCAGGCCCTGCACGGCCCGGGCGAGCACCAGGAACCAGAATCCCTGGGCCATGCCGCCCAGGATCGAGCCGAGCATGAAGACGGCCAGGCCGCCCAGGTAGAACCAGCGGCGGCCGTAGAGGTCGGAGAGCTTGCCGACCACGGGCACGGTGACGGCCGAGACCAGCATCGCGGCGGTGGCGATCCAGCTGTAGTGCTCGATCCCGCCGAGCTCGCCGACGATGCGGGGCATCGCGGGGCCGACGATCGTCTGGGACAGGGAGGCGACGAACATGCCGAGCATGAGGCCGACGAAGACGAGCTTGCCCTGCCGGTCCAGTCCGGTGAAGGCTGCGGTGTCGGGGGAGGTGGATGCGGCATCAGGTGATGGCGCAACAGTCGATGCTGTGCTCATTGAGCCCCTCGGGGAGAGTGGTGCGGACGGTGACGGTGGGGACGGGCGCGGGGAGCGTCCGACGGCCGCAGCACTTCAGCGGGCTTCGACCGGAAGAGAATATCCCCTTCTTGCAGTCGATGCACTATTTCACTGAGTGCAGTTTCTGTGATCTGTCGGACCTACGATGGAGCCGTGACCGACGAGAACCACCCGACCGAGAAGACCCTGGGGCTGCGCGAGCTGAAGAAGCGCCAGTCCCGCATCGCCATGCACCGTGCAGCCCTCGAACTCGTGAACGAGCACGGACTCTCCGGTGTCACCGCCGAGGCGATCGCCCATCGCGCAGGGGTCTCCACCCGTACCTTCTTCAACCACTGGAGCACCAAGGAGTCCGCGATCATCGGGATCCTCGGCGCCGGCGGGCAGGAGATCTCCGAGCACCTGCGCCAGCAGATCGAGGAGACCGGACCGCTGGGAGCGCTGCGCACGGTGCTGCGGGAGTTCGTCTGCTCCGCCCCGGTGGATGCGGAGCTGCGGGAGCTGAAGAAGCAGGTGATGGTCAAGGAGCCGAAGCTGCACGCCCTCTCCTCCGGCAACCTGATGTCGGTGCAGACCGAGATGGTCGCGATGCTGACGGAGGCTCTGCCAGGAGAGGACGCCCACGAGCGAGCGATGCTCGCGGTGCAGCTGGGCTTCGCCGTGACCCGCACGGCGTTCGCGATCTCGATGGCCCGCGGCCTGGACCTCGGCACCGCCTTCGATGACGTCCTGGCGCACTACGACCAGGGCGACCCCGTCTTCTGACCCGGGTACGGCCGCCCCGGGCGCACCGGGGACGGACCCCTCACCTCACCAGGCGCCCCAGTCCGACCTCCCAGCCGCGGCCGTCGGCCAACCGGTCTGCGACCAGGCGCTCCAAACGGGTGCCGCGCGGCAGCGATGCGGCGTCGTACGGCGGGCGCTCGCCGAAGACGAAGAACGCCGCGGAATCGTCGGAGCGGTCATGGTGCAGGAGCTCCCAGCGCTGCGCGAAGGAGCCGAGGTTCGAGCCCGCGCCGAACTCCTCGGTCAGCAGCGGGTTGATCAGCCAGGAGTCGCAGTGGAATTCGTGGCCGAACGGCGGCGCTCCCTGCGGGCGGTCCGTATCGAGATCGGCGTAGCGGGTGCTGAAATAGGCGGTCGCGCGTGCCAGCGAGTCGTCGACCGCGGCGGGCGTGAGCGGGCCCGTGGCCGGGATATGGGTGCCGATCACCCAGCGCTCCTGCGCCGTGCCCCGGTCTGCCCGGTGCAGATCGAACTGCAGCCTTCCCAGGTGCACCAGCCGGCCCCGCCAGTTCAGCGCCATCCAGGGCAGCTGGTGCAGCCCCAGTCGGCCGCTGCTGCGCCGGTGGATGCGCATCTGCTGGCCGAGATCCGCGAGCACCTGCCAGGACTGCTCGGCGCTCAACCCTCGCTCGCGATGCCAGGCGCGCACCGTGGAGGTGCTGACCATGAGGGCGAGGATCGCGATCAGGCCCACGCCCGGCGCGAGGCGCTGCTGCAGGGCGGTCTGCTCCTCCTCCCGGGCGCCGAGCGCGGCCTCGGGACGTCGAGTCCGGCACCGGCACGCAGCAGGTTCGCGGTGGCGGTGATCTCCGCGAGGACCTCCTGATCCTCCACGGCGGGACCGATCAGGGCACTGAGCTCGGTGTGATCCTCTCCGGTGATGCCCAACAGCTCGTACAGCGCAGGGGCCGACGGGGCCCGCAGCATCGCTGCGATCGCGGCGGGAGACAGCTCTTCGGTGGCGCGGACGGCGCGCGGGGGATCCCCGAGGACCTCGAACTGGGCGTCATCGTTCATGCGCACACCGTAGCCTCCGCCGTCCGTCGGATGTGAGCTGGGCCGGGATGTCACCCGCAGTCTGTTCGGCGCCCGACGCCGCCGCTGAGAGTGCCCGACGCGGACGGCGCCCCCACCTCGAAAGGTGGGGGCGCCGTCCGCGCGGGAGCGTCAGTTCACTTCTTGCCCTGATTCGCGACCGCCTCGGCGGCGGCCTTCGCGGCGACCGGGTCGAGGTAGCGGCCACCCTTCTCGACGGGCTGGAAGTCCTCGTCCAGCTCGTACACCAGCGGCTGGCCGGTGGGGATGTTCAGCCCGGAGATCTCCTCGTCGGAGATGCCGTCGAGGTACTTCACCAGTGCGCGCAGCGAGTTGCCGTGCGCGGCGACCAGCACCGTCTTGCCGTCGACCAGGTCGGGCTTGATGCCCTCCTCCCAGTACGGCAGGAAGCGCTCGACGACGTCCTTGAGGCACTCGGCCTTCGGCAGCTGGTCACCGAGGTCCGCGTACTGCGGGTCCTGGTCCTGGGAGAACTCGGTGCCGAACTCGATCTCGGGAGGCGGGGTGTCGTAGGAGCGGCGCCAGGCCATGAACTGCTCCTCGCCGTACTTCTCCCGGATCTCGGCCTTGTTCATGCCCTGCAGTGCGCCGTAGTGGCGCTCGTTCAGACGCCAGTCGCGCTTGACGGGGATCCAGTGACGGTCCGCCGCGTCGAGGGACAGGTTCGCGGTCATGATGGCGCGGCGCTGCAGGGAGGTGTGCACCACGTCGGGGAGGATCCCGGCCTCCTTGAGGAGGTCACCGCCCTCGATCGCCTCCTGGCGGCCCTTCTCGGTGAGGTGGACGTCCACCCAGCCGGTGAACAGGTTCTTCGCATTCCAGTCGCTCTCGCCGTGGCGGAGCAGCACGAGTGTGTAGGTCATGGGGCCAGGGTACGCGGGCCGGGCGGGGGAGTGCAGATCCTGCTCACGGGCCGCCCGGTGAGCGGTGCTCAGGCCTCGAGCAGGATCGTGAAGGGGCCGTCGCCCGTGAGCGCCACCCGCATCATGGCGCCGAAGCGTCCGGTCGCGACGGTGATGCCGCGCTCCCGGATGGCTTCGACCACCTGCTGGACCAGGGGCTCGGCGACCGGGCCCGGTGCGGCCCCGCTCCAGGACGGCCGGCGCCCCTTGCGCGCATCGCCGTAGAGGGTGAACTGGGAGACCACCAGCACCTGCGCCCCGGCATCGAGCACCGAGCGCTCACCGTCCAGGATCCGCAGC
Encoded proteins:
- a CDS encoding TetR/AcrR family transcriptional regulator, with product MTDENHPTEKTLGLRELKKRQSRIAMHRAALELVNEHGLSGVTAEAIAHRAGVSTRTFFNHWSTKESAIIGILGAGGQEISEHLRQQIEETGPLGALRTVLREFVCSAPVDAELRELKKQVMVKEPKLHALSSGNLMSVQTEMVAMLTEALPGEDAHERAMLAVQLGFAVTRTAFAISMARGLDLGTAFDDVLAHYDQGDPVF
- a CDS encoding MDR family MFS transporter, translating into MSTASTVAPSPDAASTSPDTAAFTGLDRQGKLVFVGLMLGMFVASLSQTIVGPAMPRIVGELGGIEHYSWIATAAMLVSAVTVPVVGKLSDLYGRRWFYLGGLAVFMLGSILGGMAQGFWFLVLARAVQGLGMGTLMPLSQTIIGDIIPPRRRGKYQGIMGAVFGVTSIAGPLIGGLVTDHLGWRWLFYLTLPIGIAAFAFILKFLHLEQSSQHGKVDFAGIFTLTPGLVLALLATTWGGGDFAWSSPVILGMYALAAAFLISFVVIETRVEEPLLPMHLLLRPIVALSVAASFTIAVAMFGAIIYIPVYAQGVMGVSATASGMILIPQSLAMILTSITVGLLISKTGRYRPFLITGGIVMVIGYGLLVALEYGDSQWRLTLAMIVIGLGLGLSMQVYTLIVQNAVARRELGTATAAVQFFRNIGSTVGTAVLGTVMTASMTTSISERIAALPAKDLASLQASGGMDVSGLENAALDPSALSQLPDVLVEPIRMGMGEAMHMVFLTAVPFALVALVLSLFIKHVPLRETVQTAEELATRPGVDAAAELGGTGAEPQELHPRTGPLPVIDPERLGAADAEAAADSPRTSAES
- a CDS encoding MFS transporter, which produces MTQPQTGTITTQVPSRLDRLPWSRFHWRVVLGLGGVWILDGLEVTMVGNVAARLTEDGSGLDISTAQIGVAGAIYIVGACLGALFFGQLTDRLGRKKLFLWTLVLYLVATVATAFSFSPWFFFLCRFLTGAGIGGEYAAINSAIDELIPAKVRGRVDLVINGSYWLGSAAGSALALVLLSTAFFPIDLGWRLAFGFGAVLGLVVLLVRRHVPESPRWLFIHGHEDEAERIVRGIEESIEDEKGVELPPAEQSLTVRQRTAIPFREIAKVAFKTYPKRSLLCLALFVGQAFLYNGITFNLGLLLTSFYGIGEALAPLFIIFWALSNFAGPVILGHFFDSVGRKPMIMLAYLGSALVTLPLAWVFLSETGGLTAFMILLVVTFFLASSGASAAYLTASEIFPMETRALAIAFFYAVGTAVGGIAGPLLFGNLIATGERMPVAVGFLIAAVVMAVGGLAELFFGVKAEGEQLEDIAAPLTAEEADEEGGGDSAGGSSDHGDRGPGPAQERT
- a CDS encoding GNAT family N-acetyltransferase, translated to MLLTDHFPPTMPVPLEGLLTSRVPIEADVPAVVALVTADIRRHTPDGAADEAGMRSRMVGLKSWARREVVVVPVAADGSPTLDQPPVAWIALEDRATGRTNVQFVIAQDCPERDALAGALLDWAVEVGGSFARARGVERTQLDADANELDTDRSRLLEAAGYERVRTWLHMRRPVDPAELTELPAPREGTRVRQVHRHESGLPVAQDVRTVHRMLEESFADHFNSYRESFAEFVQRLIENPEEAGWDHWWIAEINREGIWLPAGGLVAAVVPATQSWGEGTYLEYLGVHRSARGHGIAKALLNASIRDAAERGRTHVDLEVDDDSPTGADGLYEAMGWQTYERTQSWHSSAPSHPSRLLEPPSA
- a CDS encoding DUF3817 domain-containing protein, with product MPAPRPLDEVAARTSFARFRVASIVEGIALLVLVSIMVMRYVVFGGDVAFTTTSDQWTQISKVWSPIHGLIYMVYVVLGFDLWLKMRWGLPRMLLLMFFGVIPVLSFFGERWTHQRVESDLARRPTLQDEARA
- a CDS encoding phosphoglyceromutase, giving the protein MTYTLVLLRHGESDWNAKNLFTGWVDVHLTEKGRQEAIEGGDLLKEAGILPDVVHTSLQRRAIMTANLSLDAADRHWIPVKRDWRLNERHYGALQGMNKAEIREKYGEEQFMAWRRSYDTPPPEIEFGTEFSQDQDPQYADLGDQLPKAECLKDVVERFLPYWEEGIKPDLVDGKTVLVAAHGNSLRALVKYLDGISDEEISGLNIPTGQPLVYELDEDFQPVEKGGRYLDPVAAKAAAEAVANQGKK
- the dtd gene encoding D-aminoacyl-tRNA deacylase, whose amino-acid sequence is MRAVLQRVDGAQVEVDGEVVGAIDGEGLLALVGVTHQDGPEQVATIARKICELRILDGERSVLDAGAQVLVVSQFTLYGDARKGRRPSWSGAAPGPVAEPLVQQVVEAIRERGITVATGRFGAMMRVALTGDGPFTILLEA
- a CDS encoding acyltransferase domain-containing protein: MGLIAILALMVSTSTVRAWHRERGLSAEQSWQVLADLGQQMRIHRRSSGRLGLHQLPWMALNWRGRLVHLGRLQFDLHRADRGTAQERWVIGTHIPATGPLTPAAVDDSLARATAYFSTRYADLDTDRPQGAPPFGHEFHCDSWLINPLLTEEFGAGSNLGSFAQRWELLHHDRSDDSAAFFVFGERPPYDAASLPRGTRLERLVADRLADGRGWEVGLGRLVR